The proteins below are encoded in one region of Hordeum vulgare subsp. vulgare chromosome 3H, MorexV3_pseudomolecules_assembly, whole genome shotgun sequence:
- the LOC123439341 gene encoding LOW QUALITY PROTEIN: putative disease resistance RPP13-like protein 3 (The sequence of the model RefSeq protein was modified relative to this genomic sequence to represent the inferred CDS: inserted 1 base in 1 codon) — MAAVVASLLGSCANKLKDIIIDEAILILGVEEELTEVLRRVELIQCCIYDAEKRRTKEQAVNIWLGQXIYDVDEILDVARCKGSKLLPDHPSPSSGKSVACKGLSVSSCFCNIGPCRDVAVRIRSLDKKIENILHDKIFLTFNSSTQPTGNGPRCKMIRSSNLVGREIIRSSRKLEDLVLAHKESKSYKLAIVGTRGVGKTTLAQKIYNDQKIKGSFKIQAWICVSQDYNEVTLLKEVLRNIGVHHEQGETIAELQRKLAETIEGKSFFLVLDDVWHSNVWTYLLRAALHETTSGVILVTTRDDQITRKIGVDHTHRVDLMSVEVGWELLWKSMNIEEEKEVQNLRNTGIEIVRKCGHLPLAIKVTASALASRDLTENEWKNYLGKYAGSQSMLSDEIEVALYLSYDELSHRLKQCFLYCALYGEDSIIQRDVVTWLWIAEGFIEEQEGQLLEEIAEEYYYELIHRNLLQPNIISFDQSCCKMHDLLR, encoded by the exons ATGGCAGCCGTTGTAGCATCTTTGCTTGGATCATGTGCCAATAAGTTGAAAGATATCATTATTGATGAGGCCATACTAATTCTAGGGGTGGAAGAAGAGCTCACAGAAGTGTTGCGACGAGTAGAATTAATACAGTGTTGCATATATGATGCTGAGAAAAGGAGGACAAAAGAGCAAGCAGTAAACATTTGGCTTGGTC AAATTTATGATGTTGATGAAATCTTGGACGTGGCTAGATGTAAAGGAAGCAAGCTACTTCCTGATCACCCTTCACCATCATCAGGCAAATCAGTTGCATGTAAAGGCCTTTCAGTTTCCTCATGTTTTTGCAACATCGGACCATGTCGTGATGTTGCTGTTCGGATTAGAAGCCTCGATAAGAAGATAGAGAACATTTTGCATGACAAGATATTTTTAACATTCAACAGTAGTACACAACCTACTGGGAATGGTCCAAGGTGCAAAATGATAAGAAGCTCCAACCTTGTGGGAAGGGAGATCATACGTTCTAGCAGGAAGCTGGAGGACTTAGTTCTTGCACACAAGGAAAGTAAGTCTTACAAGCTTGCTATTGTTGGAACTAGAGGAGTTGGTAAGACAACACTAGCTCAGAAAATATACAATGACCAAAAAATTAAAGGGAGCTTCAAGATACAAGCATGGATTTGTGTTTCACAAGACTACAATGAAGTAACTCTTCTTAAAGAGGTTCTCCGGAACATTGGTGtgcatcatgagcaaggtgaaACCATAGCAGAGCTCCAGAGGAAGCTTGCAGAAACAATTGAAGGGAAGAGTTTCTTTCTCGTTCTAGATGATGTGTGGCACTCCAATGTATGGACATATTTATTAAGGGCTGCATTACATGAAACAACATCCGGAGTAATATTGGTAACCACACGAGATGATCAAATTACAAGAAAAATAGGTGTAGACCATACCCACCGAGTTGATCTCATGTCAGTAGAGGTGGGATGGGAGCTACTTTGGAAGAGCATGAACATTGAGGAAGAGAAAGAAGTGCAGAATTTAAGAAACACGGGGATTGAGATTGTTCGTAAATGCGGTCACCTCCCTCTTGCAATCAAGGTTACCGCTAGTGCTTTGGCAAGCAGAGATCTAACGGAGAATGAGTGGAAAAACTATTTGGGAAAATATGCTGGTTCTCAGAGCATGCTCTCTGATGAAATAGAAGTAGCTCTGTATCTAAGCTATGATGAGTTGTCGCATCGTCTGAAGCAGTGTTTCCTTTATTGTGCTTTGTATGGTGAAGATTCTATCATTCAGCGTGATGTAGTTACCTGGTTATGGATTGCTGAAGGCTTCATCGAGGAGCAGGAAGGCCAGTTACTAGAAGAGATAGCAGAAGAGTACTACTACGAGCTAATacatcggaatctcctccagccaAATATTATTAGTTTTGACCAGTCTTGCTGCAAAATGCATGACCTCTTAAGATAG
- the LOC123439342 gene encoding disease resistance protein Pik-2-like, producing MAAILESLLGSCASKLQNIITDEVILILGVEEELRKILRRVELIKCCIYDAEKRRTKELAVNNWLGQFRDVIYDVDEILDVARCKGSKLLPDDPSSSSGKSAACKGLSVSSCFCNIWSRRVVAVRIRSLKKKIENIANDKIFSTFNTSIQSTRNEPTSKLIRSSNLDEPNLVGKEIIHSSRKLVELVLGSLQQLGLAEGVQEISSRWVPGLQEQHQRLHGENLDVYTWR from the coding sequence ATGGCAGCCATACTTGAATCTTTGCTTGGATCATGTGCCAGTAAGTTGCAAAATATCATTACAGATGAGGTCATACTAATCCTTGGGGTGGAAGAAGAGCTTAGAAAAATCCTGCGACGAGTAGAACTGATAAAATGTTGCATATACGATGCTGAGAAAAGGAGGACAAAAGAGCTAGCCGTAAACAATTGGCTTGGTCAATTTAGAGATGTTATATATGATGTTGATGAAATCCTCGACGTGGCTAGGTGTAAAGGAAGCAAGCTACTGCCTGACGATCCTtcatcatcatcaggcaaatCAGCTGCATGCAAAGGCCTCTCAGTTTCTTCTTGTTTTTGTAACATCTGGTCACGTCGTGTTGTTGCTGTTCGGATTAGAAGCCTCAAAAAAAAGATCGAGAACATTGCAAATGACAAGATATTCTCAACATTCAACACTAGTATACAGTCTACTAGAAATGAACCAACATCCAAACTGATAAGAAGCTCCAATCTTGATGAGCCCAACCTTGTGGGGAAGGAGATCATACATTCTAGCAGGAAGTTGGTGGAATTAGTGCTTGGCAGTTTGCAGCAACTGGGGCTAGCAGAGGGTGTGCAAGAGATCTCTTCACGCTGGGTGCCTGGGCTTCAAGAGCAGCACCAACGACTTCATGGTGAAAACCTGGATGTCTACACGTGGCGTTAG